The Manis javanica isolate MJ-LG chromosome 4, MJ_LKY, whole genome shotgun sequence genome contains a region encoding:
- the HCRT gene encoding hypocretin neuropeptide precursor, giving the protein MNPPSTKASWAALTLLLLLLLMPPALLLPGAAAQPLPDCCRQKTCSCRLYELLHGAGNHAAGILTLGKRRPGPPGLQGRLQRLLQASGNHAAGILTMGRRAGAEPAPRPCPGRSCPSAAASSVAPGDRSGV; this is encoded by the coding sequence GCCTCCTGGGCCGCCCTgacgctgctgctgctgctgctcttgaTGCCGCCGGCGCTACTTTTGCCCGGGGCGGCCGCGCAGCCCCTGCCTGACTGCTGCCGCCAGAAGACCTGCTCCTGCCGCCTCTACGAGCTGCTGCACGGCGCGGGCAATCACGCAGCTGGCATCCTCACGCTCGGCAAGCGGCGACCGGGACCTCCAGGCCTCCAGGGCCGGCTGCAGCGCCTCCTGCAGGCCAGCGGCAACCACGCAGCTGGCATCCTGACCAtgggccgccgcgcaggcgcaGAGCCAGCGCCGCGCCCCTGTCCCGGGCGCAGCTGTCCCTCCGCCGCCGCCTCGTCTGTCGCGCCTGGGGATCGGTCCGGAGTCTGA